Proteins encoded together in one Impatiens glandulifera chromosome 1, dImpGla2.1, whole genome shotgun sequence window:
- the LOC124940336 gene encoding nudix hydrolase 26, chloroplastic-like yields MALCRFSFLCNSPTSLHPFPAACSTFSPSLLYLPKPVHFTNLISPFRRTPAPYPFSRASLCSSSSSTMESPPDGYRRNVGICLINDSKKIFLASRLDIPEAWQMPQGGVDENEDLRDAVLRELKEETGVTSAEILAEVPYWLTYDFPPAVREKLRIIWGSDWKGQAQKWFLLKFTGKDEEINLLGDGTEKPEFGEWLWMTPEQVVELAVEFKKPVYKNILEVFSPHVQGDGGS; encoded by the exons ATGGCTTTATGCCGATTCTCTTTCCTCTGCAATTCTCCCACTTCTCTTCACCCGTTTCCCGCTGCCTGCTCCACCTTCTCTCCATCTCTGTTATACCTTCCTAAGCCTGTCCATTTCACTAACCTAATATCCCCATTTCGCAGGACACCAGCTCCTTATCCTTTCTCACGGGCTTCGCTTTGCTCCTCTTCGTCTTCCACCATGGAATCGCCTCCTGATGGCTACAGAAGAAATGTGGGGATCTGTCTTATCAACGATTCGAAGAag ATATTTTTGGCTTCTAGACTCGACATTCCCGAGGCCTGGCAAATGCCGCAG GGTGGTGTTGATGAAAACGAAGATCTTAGAGATGCTGTACTCAGGGAGCTAAAAGAAGAAACTGGAGTCACATCAGCTGAAATTCTTGCAGAG GTGCCTTACTGGTTGACATATGATTTCCCACCAGCTGTGAGAGAGAAATTGAGAATAATTTGGGGATCAGACTGGAAGGGTCAAGCACAAAAGTG GTTCCTCCTTAAATTCACCGGGAAAGATGAGGAAATTAATCTTTTGGGTGATGGAACGGAGAAGCCTGAGTTTGGAGAATGGTTATGGATGACACCGGAGCAAGTAGTTGAACTT GCTGTGGAATTCAAGAAGCCTGTGTACAAGAATATTTTGGAAGTCTTTTCACCCCATGTCCAAGGAGATGGAGGCTCATGA
- the LOC124919877 gene encoding copper transport protein ATX1-like has product MSETVVLKVAMSCEGCSGAVKRVLGKMEGVESFDIDMKEQKVTVKGNVKPDAVFQTVSKTGKKTAFWDAEAATTS; this is encoded by the exons ATGTCTGAG ACTGTTGTTCTAAAGGTGGCTATGTCATGTGAAGGCTGTTCTGGGGCTGTGAAGAGGGTTTTAGGCAAAATGGAAG GTGTGGAGTCTTTTGATATAGATATGAAGGAACAGAAAGTGACTGTTAAAGGAAATGTGAAACCAGATGCTGTCTTTCAGACTGTTTCCAAGACGGGAAAGAAGACTGCTTTCTGGGATGCTGAGGCTGCTACTACTTCTTAG